GACCCGAACGACTATGCCTGCTGGCAGCGCAACCTCCAGGTGTGGGCCAACGATCTCCACGGCGGCATCATTAACATCCTGAACCCCGATGGCACGATTAACGAGAACGGCGGCGAATATAAGGGCATGGACCGCTACAAGGCCCGCGAAGCCGTGACGAAGAAGATGGAGGAACTCGGCCTCTATGTGGAGAAAGCGGATCGTATCGTGCCGCTGAAATTCAGCGACCGAAGCAAGACGCCCATCGAGCCGCTGCTGTCGGACCAGTGGTTCGTGAAGATGGCCGACCGCGACGACGGCAAGGCCGGCCTTGCACAGATGACAATGGACGCGGTGACCGATGGCCGCGTGAAATTCTTCCCGGAGCGCTACGCGCGCTCGTACCTCGACTGGCTCGGCGAAAAACGCGATTGGTGCATCAGCCGGCAACTGTGGTGGGGACACCGTATTCCGGTGTGGTCGGATGGCTGCGTGGACATCCGCGATATGGAAGAGCACATCCAACGCCTTCAACAAGATCCAGCTTTGCAGGCTGGCGCGGCGGCGGGAGACTTAGTAATCACAAAGCAAAGCGACGAGGCACTGGCAAGACAGTACGAGGAGATTCGCGCTAAAGGCACTCGCGAAGCGCTCGAAGAGTATCGCAAGATTAGACGAGAACGGCCACCTCACTACGTGCATGTGTCGTTGCGTGTAGAAAACCCCTTACACACGGAACGATTAGTAAAGCACGGTTTCAACCAATCGGATGATGTACTCGACACGTGGTTTTCATCCGCACTGTGGCCGCATTCGACGCTCGGCTGGCCCGGCCCGGTGTTGCCGGAAGATAAGCCGGGGCGCGTGGCGCCCGACTGGGAGAAGGACCGCTACTACTACCCCACATCGGTGCTGGTGACCAACCGTGACATCATCACGCTGTGGGTGGCGCGGATGGTGCTGACGGGGTTGTACAACCTGAACGAGATCCCGTTCAGTCACGTGTACATCCACCCCAAAGTGATGGATGGCTTCGGCGAGGGCATGAGCAAGACGAAGGGTAACGGGGTGGACCCGCTCGACATCATTGACCGCTACGGCACCGACGCGATGCGCTACGGCATGGTGAAGCTCGCCACCGAAACGCAGGACTCGCGGTTGCCGGTGTCGAACGTGTGCCCGCACTGCGGCAAGGAAGTGCCGGTGAAGCAAGAGCATATGTACATGCGGACGAAAAAGCTCGCCTGCCCGGAGTGCAAGCAGCCGTTCCGCCCGGGCGGGCCGTGGCCGACTGACGATCCGGAACTGAAGACTGCGAAGCAGGGTTCCGACCGCTTCGAGGAGGGCCGGAACTTCGCCAACAAGATGTGGAACGCGACGCGGTTCCTGCTCATGAACCTGGAAGGCTACACGCCAGGCCCGGTGAAGCTCGACGAGTTGCCCACGGAAGACAAGTGGTTGCTCTCGCGGCTCGCGACCACCACGAAAGCCGTGACTGCCGCGCTGGAGGGTTACCACTTCAGTGACGTGGCCCGGCTGCTCTACGACTTCGTGTGGAGCGAGTTCTGCGACTGGTACATCGAGATGTCGAAGGGGCGCCTGAAAGATGCCACCGCGCGCCCGCTCGCGCAGCGCGTGCTCGCCGGGGTACTCGACGGTATCCTGCGGCTGGTGCAGCCGGTGATGCCGTTCGTGGCGGAATCGCTGTGGCAAGCACTCAATGAAGCCGCTCCCGAGCGTGGCCTCCCGGCGCCCGCCAAGGCCGAAGAGAGCGTGTGCATCGCACACTGGCCGAGCTACCCCGAGTTGTGGATCAGTGCCGAAGTGGAAGCCCGCTTCGCGCGGATGCAGGATCTCGTGAAGAGCGTGCGCGAGGTGCGCAACCGCTACCAGGTGGACGACAAGACGCGCCTCGACGTGTCGGTGAAGTGTTCTGAAACTGTGGCCGCCGATTTCAACGCGCTCGCGGCGTTCATCGGGCCGCTCGCGGGGATCGCGACTCTCACCGCCGGCCCGACCGCGTCCAAGCCGAAGCAGGCCGGCGGCATCGTGCGGCCCGAGTTCGAGGCTTACGTTTCGCTCGCCGGGCTGATCGACGTGGCCGCCGAGATCAAGCGCCTCGAAAAGCAGATCGGCGACAAGCGGAAGTCACTCGACGGCACGAAGGCGAAGCTCTCGAACGAGAAGTTCGTGGCCGGTGCCCCGCCGGAGGTGGTGCAGCAGCAGCGCGATTTGGTGACCGATGTCGAGAAGCAAATCGCCGCGATGGAAGAGAACTTGAAGGACTTGCAATCGGCCTGATCGCGAGAACAAGTCCAAGTGCAGCCGGGAACGATTGGTGTGGTAACATGACTACACCTGCCGTTCCCGGTTGCGTTCGACCCAGCGACGATTTTCACAGCCGCGCGAACCTTTTCGCGCCGACAAGCCTCGTCCCAATGTATCCTTGCTCGCAGAACGTTCACTAGTTCGTCGGACTAGTGGACGCGGAGCAACAATCCGGCTCCAGTCACGCTGAACAGAACACATTTCTTCCGACAATCGCCCCTTAAAACGCTGCTCTTGAGCATAGTCCACTGGACTACAGGACAGCATCTTCGCGCAGCCGTAAGAGGGCGCTATGGGGCGTGTATAAAAGTAATTCGGGCGCTGTAGCCCGGCGCACTCGACCGAACCCGCCTTATCGCTCACGCCGAGGGACCATCCATGTACCACCGCCGAATCGGGCTGAGCGCAGTTCTCCTCGCGGCGGCAAGCGCCCTGGCCGGGTGCCAGCCCGCGAAACCCGAGGCGCCGAAGTTCCCCGCCCCTGTAGTCACCGTCGTTCGCCCCGCGGTCGTGCCTGTACGCGACTACTGGGTCTACAACGGGTACCTCGATACCACAAAAGCCGTCGAAGTGCGGTCCAAGATCCGCGGGTTCCTCAAGGACGTCAAGTTCATCGAGGGTACCGAGGTCGCGGCCAACACCCCACTCTACACGATCGACAAACTGGAGTACGAGACCTCCGTCAAGAAGGCGGCTGCAGAGCTCCTCAAGAGCGAGGCGCAGATCAAGAGTTGGGAAGCCCAGATCGTTCAATCACGGGCTGACCTGGACCGCGTGAACCGGCTCGGCGCCGGCGGGATCGAATCGAAGTTCCGCGAGGAAGAAGCGCGGGCCACGCTCGACGTGCGCATTGCCGAACTCAAGGCTGCGGAAGCCAACCGGGACGCCGCGAAAGCCGCACTCCACTCCGCCGAGATCCTCCTGGGCTACACTGACATCCGCGCGAAGATCGGCGGCCGCATCAGCCGGACGCTCGTGGACGAGGGGAACCTCGTTCAGGCCGACACCACACTTCTGACGACCATCGTGCAGGTGGACAAGCTGTACGTGTATTACGACGCCCCGGAATCCGACTTCCTGGCGTACCAGAAGACGCTCATCAAATCGTCGAGTCCGAGTCTGAGTACCCAACAGATCGGTCTCGAAGTCGGGGTCGGCGATGAAATGGACTTCCCCCACGAAGGGTTCATCGACTTCCGCGAGAACCGCGTGGAAACCGCGACCGGGACCATCCGCGTGCGCGGGCGCCTGGATAATCCGGTGCTCTCGAACGGCGTCCGGTTGCTCTACCCCGGCATGTTCGCCCGCATCCGGGTGCCGAAGAGCGACAAGGTGCCGACGCCCGTGATCCCCGAAGACTGCCTCCTCAGCGGTCAGGAGGGGCGGTTCGTCTTCGTCGTGAACCCCGAAGGGATCGTCAAGAAGCGGCTCGTCACGGTCGGCGCGAACTTCTGGAAAATTCCCACCACGGAACCGGGGGTGGCCGTGCCGAGTTGGGTGGCGGTGAACCCGAAACCCGCTCCCCCGAAAGAGGGCCAGCCGCCCGCGGAGACGCGCAAGAACATCAAGTCCGTCGTCGCGATCACGGCCGGGCTGAAGCCCGACGATCGCGTGATTCTCGCTGGCCTGCACGCGGTCCGGCCCGATGCGCCGGCCGTGCCCGACGAGTGGGTGTTGAACCCACCCGTCGAGTCCAAGAAATAGTCCGCGCCCCGCGCCCTTCGCCCCAACCCACACGCGGTCGCCGCATGATTTCGCGCTTTTTCATCGATCGCCCGATTTTCGCCAACGTGCTCGCCGTCCTCACGCTCCTGTTCGGCGCGGTGGCGCTGTACCGGCTGCCGGTCGAGCGCTACCCACCGATCACCCCGCCCACGGTGCAGGTGAGCGCCAACTACCCCGGTGCGAACGCGAAGGTGGTGACCGACACGGTCGCCGCCCCCATCGAGCAGCAGATCAACGGCGTAGAGAACATGATGTACATGTCCTCCACGAGTTCCGCCGACGGCTCGTATGGGCTCACGATCACGTTCGAGATCGGCACCAACCTCGACGACGCGCAGGTTCTCGTGCAGAACCGGTTGAGCGTGGCCGAACCGCAGTTGCCCGAAGAGGTGCGCAGACAGGGCGTGACGGTCCGCAAGCAATCGTCCGCCATCATTCTGGCGATCTCCATGACCGCACCGCCGCCCAAGGACCGCTACAACCTGACGCTCGACCCTGTGGCCCTCCGGGAAACCGGAGTGACGCTCGAACAGGCACTCGCGGCGATTGCCACGGCCGGCGCACGGGCCGAGCCGCACGCGAACAAGCAGCCCCTGTGCTACCAGATCGTGGCGCCGGACACGTTCGCCGATAACGGCCCCGCAGGGGCCGACAAGTTGCGCCAGATCGCGCTGGCCCCGGCCGGGCGCGCGACCGTTCCGCTCTCGGACGTGGGGCGCGTGGACGAGTTGCCCGGCGCCTACGACGGGCTGTTCCTCTCGAACTACGCGACGCTGCGGTTGCGCGACGACCTGAGCCGCGTGCCCGGGGTGGGCGACGTGATCGTGCGCGGGGTGGGCTCGTACTCGATGCGCGTCTGGCTGAACCCGGACAAACTCGCGGCCCGCAAACTCACCACCGAGGACGTGCTCGGGGCGCTGCGGCGCCAGAACGTGCAGGTCGCGGCCGGGCAGGTGGGCCAGCCGCCGAACCCGTCGGGCCAGCGGTTCCAGTACACGGTCACCACGCTCGGGCGCCTCAGCGACCCGGAAGAGTTCAAGAACATCATCGTCAAGTCCGGGGCGGCCGGGCAGCTCGTGTACCTGCGCGAAGTGGCGGACGTGGAACTCGGCGGGCAGTCCTACGACTCGTTCGCGTCGCGCAGCGCGTACCCGTCCGCCAACCTGCTCGTGTACCAGCTCCCCGGGTCCAACGCGCTCGAAGTGGCCAAGGGCGTGCGGGCCGCGATGGAGAAGGTGAAGCCCACGCTCCCGCCCGGGATGGAGTACAGCATCCCGTTCGACACCACGAAGTTCGTGGAGGCCGCGATCGACGAGGTGTACATTACGCTGTTCGAGGCCGGGGCGCTGGTGCTCATCGTGATCCTGGTGTTCCTCCAGAGCTGGCGCGCGCTGCTCGTGCCCGCCACCACGGTGCCCATCACCATCATCGGCGCGTTCGCGTTCATGCTGATGCTCGGGTTCTCGGTGAACCTGCTCACGCTGTTCGGGCTGATCCTGGCCATCGGGATCGTAGTGGACGACGCGATCGTGATCGTGGAGAACGCCTCGCACCACATTGAACAGGGCATGGCCCCACGAAGTGCGACAATTCAAGCCATGAACGAGGTCACGGGGCCAGTTATCTCCATCACGTTGGTGCTGATGGCCGTGTTCCTTCCGACCGCGTTCCTCGGCGGGATCACGGGCCAGCTCTACAAACAGTTCGCGCTCACCATCGCCGCCACGGCCCTCATCAGCGCGGTAAACGCCCTCACGCTGAAGCCCGCGCAGTGCGCGCTGTGGCTCAAGCCGGTGGCGAAGAAGGGGTGGTTCTCCAAACTGTTCGACGCGGTCTACAAGCCGATCGAAGGGGCCTACGCCTGGTCCATCAAGATCCTGCTCCGGGTGTGGTGGCTCGCGCTCGTGGCGTTCCTCGCGCTCGCGGTGGGGACCGGGGTGTGGTACCAGAAAACTCCGGCCGGGTTCCTCCCGGACGAGGACCAGGGGTACGTCATCATCGCGGTGCAACTACCGGACGCCGCGTCCATCGACCGGACGCGCGAGGTGGTGGACAAGATGAACGGCGTGTTCCGCAAGACGGAGGGCGTCGAGAACTGGTTCGTGCTCGGTGGGTTTTCGCTGCTCGACGGGACCGCGGCGCCGAACTCCGCGACCGCGTTCGCCGCATGGAAGGACTGGAAGTACCGGGAGCGCCCGGACCTGGCGCAAGAGGCGCTCGTCGGGAAGCTCCAGCGCGAGTTCGGCGGGTTCCGCGACGCCCGTATCTTCGTGCTCGTGCCGCCCTCGATTCAGGGGCTCGGGTTCGTGGGCGGGTTCCAGATCCAGATCGAGGACCGCGAGGGCGTGGGGACTGATGTGCTCCAGGAGCGAGCGACCGCCGTCGCGATGGCCGCGGGCCGCAACCCCGAGATCGACGCGATGAAGACCGCGAGCACGTTCCGCGCGGGCGTGCCGCAGATTTATCTCGACATCGACCGCGAGAAGGCCGAGAAGATGGGCGTGAAGATGGACGACGTGTTCGCCACACTCCAGGCGAACCTCGGGTCCGTGTACGTGAACGACTTCAACAAGTTCGGGCGCACGTACCAGCTCCGCATCCAGGCCGACAGCCGGTACCGGGGCGACACGAACGCGATCAAGCGCCTGGAGGTGCCCGGGCGCGAGGGGGGCGTGAACCCGGACGGCTCGACGCGCGTGGGGCCGCGCCCGCGGGTGCCCCTGGGCACACTCCTGAAGGACGAGATCCGCATCGGACCGCAATCCATCATCCGGTACAACCTGTACCCGACCGCGCAGATCCCGGGCCGGGCGAACCCGGGCGTCAGTTCCAGTGACGCGATCAAGGTAATGGAAGAGGTGGCTACCCGAGAGCTCCCGCCGACGATGGGGTTCGAGTGGACCGGCCTCTCGTACCAGGAGAAGCGCGTCGGCGGGGCCGCGTTCAACCTGCTCGGTAAGCCGATCACCGAATCGTACATCGTGTTCGCGCTAGCCGTGTTCATGGTGTACTTGGTACTCGCGGCGCTGTACGAGAGCTGGCTCCTGCCGTTCGCGGTGATCCTGGTGGTGCCGCTCGGGTTGCTCGGCGTGGTCGCTGCTGTGAACGCACGGATCTGGCTCCACGAGTTCTACGTGCGTGCTCAAGCAGCGATCGCGAAGGGGGAAGCCACCTGGTGGCACCAGCACATGCCGAACGTCAGCACGATGGACAACAACATCTACACGCAGATCGGGGTTGTGCTCATCATCGCACTGGCATCGAAGAACGCGATCCTCATCGTGGAGTTCGCCCGCGAGTTGCGATTCGCGGGACGGAGCATCCGTCAGGCGGCACTGGAAGCTGCACGCATGCGGTTCCGGCCGATCATCATGACGAGCTTCGCGTTCATCTTGGGCGTGGTTCCGCTCGTGTTCGCGACCGGGGCCGGGGCCGCGAGTCGGCAGTCGCTCGGCACCGCGGTGTTCGGGGGGATGTTGACTTCGACCATACTCGCGGTGTTCTTCGTGCCGGTCTTCTACATTGCGATCCAGGGTCTGATCGAACTCAAGAACGGCCCGCCGAAACCGCCCCCGGGCGAAGGGCTCCCCGTCGCCGGAGGCGAAACCCACGGCACGCACGGTCACGGTGCTCACAACGCCCACGAAATCCACGGAGTAGCCGCACCCGCCTCGCAACCGCCACACGCGGAGATCGCGGAACCTCCCATCGCAGAAATTATTGTGGACGAACCGCACGAGAACGGGAAACTTATTGCAGTTGAAGGGGAACAACCGGGTTCGGTCCACGAACCTCCACCAGCACCCGAAGCAAAATAGACCTACACCGGTCTCGCGCGGGGCACCGGCTCAAAAGGTCGGTGCCCCGCGCGTTTTTAGCTCTTGTCGCGAACATTTCTCTGATGTTTCGGGTGCCGCTCCAAATGTGAGGCACCCGAAAACGTTCGCAGTTTCGGCCCTCTTCAATCCAGCGATTTCACCTCAATTTCAACCCGTTCTCCGGTCATTCACCCCAAATCCCGTGTCGCGCCCTTGACGTGTGTGTGTCCACAAGCGAAACTACACTGAGACGAAATCTCAACAAATGAGCCGTCAATGCTGATGCCCCTCGATATGGTGCGCGCCGGCGAATGGGCCGAGGTCGAAGAGGTGACCGGCCAAGCGGATTGGGTCGGGCGCCTTGCCGAACTCGGAATTCGTCAGGGCTGCCGTCTCCAGGTGGTTCAGCCCGGTGCGACTTGTCTTTTGAGAGTAGCCGGTGGGAAGCTCGGCCTGCGCGGGTGCGAGTGTGCCCAAATCCTCGTCCGCCCGGTCACCGCGGGGCACGCCGGCTGATGCCCACTCTCGCCGACCTCTCGCCGGGCCAACGGGCCGAAGTGCTGTCCGTCACCGGCCCCGCCGCTCTGGTCCAGCGCCTCTACGAATTCGGGTTGCTCGAAGGCGAACAGGTGCAAGTTATCGCGCGCGCGCCGCTCGGTGACCCGCTCGAAATCAGCCTCGGCCACTCCCGGTTGAGCCTGCGCAAATCCGAAGCCGCCGGCATCAGCGTGCGCCCACTTTAGAAATGCGGAGTCCGGACCGCGAGTAAGCCGGTCCCTCGCGTCCGCTCCCCGTTCATTTTCGTTCCGCGTTCCAGGTTCCGCATCACTTATGCTCACCCCCACGCTCACCGTCGCTCTCGTCGGGAACCCGAACGCGGGGAAATCGACACTGTTCAACGCGCTCTCCGGGCTGCGCCAGCGCATCGGGAACTACCCTGGCGTTACCGTCGAGATGAAGAAGGGACAGTTCATCGCCAACGGCACGACGGTGGACCTCATCGACCTCCCCGGCACGTACAGCCTCGCCGCCCGCAGCCCGGACGAGATGGTCGCGGTGGACCTGCTTCTGGGTCGCCGCCCCGAAGAACCCCGGCCATCGGTCGTGCTTTCGATCGTTGACGCGACCAACCTCGACCGGCACCTCTACCTCACGAGTCAGTTGCTCGACTTGGGCGTACCGGTCGTCGTCGCGGTCAACATGATCGACGCGGCCGCGGCGCAGGGCTTGAAGTTCGACTACGCGAAACTGTCCGAAGCGATCGGCGCACCCGTCGTACCGATCCAGGCGAACAACGGTACCGGGTTAACGGAACTTACCGCGGCAGTTCGCACCGCGGGGGAACGCGGGACCGCCCCAAGCGGTCCCGCGTTCCCGCCCGCGTTCGATGAGGTGGTGGAGCAGTTGCGGAAAGAACTGAGCGACGAGGTTCCGCCGGTTCTGCTTCGGCGCGCGGTCATCGATATCGGCGGGTATACGGAGCAGTGGCTTGTCGAGCGCTACGGCGATCGGTTCAAGGCCGCGCTCGCCGGCGCCCGCGACAAACTCGCCGCACTCGGCCACACGGTTCCGGGAGTGGAAGCGCGCACGCGATTCGCATGGGTGCGTGCGGCAGTCGCTGCGGCCGTGAGCAAGCCCGCAGTGCGCCCGGTCACGTGGACCGATCGTATCGACGCGGTTCTCACGCACCGGCTCTGGGGCACGCTCGTGTTCCTGGTCGTGATGTTCCTGATGTTCCAGTCGATCTTTCTGTGGGCGAAGCCGCTCATGGATCTGATTAGCAGCGGACAGGACGCGATCGCGGAATCGGTGGAATCGGCTCTACCCTCCGGCCCGCTCCGCGCGCTCCTCGTCGATGGAGTCATCAAGGGTGTGGGCAGCGTACTAGTGTTCCTGCCGCAAATTATGATCCTGTTCGGCTTCATCGCGGTTCTTGAGGATTGCGGGTACATGGCCCGCGCCGCGTTCCTCATGGACCGGATCATGAGCCGGTGCGGGCTGAGCGGGAAGTCGTTCATCCCGATGTTATCGAGCGTGGCATGTGCGGTGCCCGGGATCATGGCCACGCGGGTCATCGAGAACCGGCGCGACCGGCTCGCCACGATCCTGGTGTCACCCCTCATGAGCTGCTCCGCCCGGCTCCCGGTGTACATCCTGCTCATCGGGGCATTCGTCGCGCGCCCGGGTTCACCGAGCTGGTTGCCGGGGCTGGTGCTGTTCGCGATGTACATGGTCGGCTTCACCGTCGCACCGCTTGTCGCCCTCGCACTCAAGCGGACGCTGCTCCGCGGCGCCCCGCCCGTATTCGTGATGGAATTGCCGAGCTATCGGCGCCCGAAGTTTACTTCTGTGCTGCGCCGAATGGGGGGCGCGGGCTGGGCGTTCACCCTGCGTGCCGGCACGATCATCCTCGCGGCAATGGTGCTCGTGTGGGCGGCACTCTACTTCCCGTACTCCGACGCACAGGGCCAGGCGTACCCCGATCGCATCGAGAAAGCCGAGGACGCGATCAAGGAGAGTGCCGATCGCCTGAAGGAACTCAAAGAGAAGGACGCGGCGAGCAAGAAAGAGCTGGAGGCGAACGAACCCGCCCGGGCTCCACTGACCGAAGACGAAAAAGCCGAACTGGAGAAGCTCGAAGAAGCGGCGGGGTTGCCCGATAAACTCAACGGCGAGTGGAAGCGAAGCAGCTACCTGGGTCGAGTCGGACTGTGGATGGAACCGGTGTTCGAGCCGCTGGGCTGGGACTGGAAAATCGGCGTCGCGGCGATGGCGAGCTTCCCGGCACGTGAAGTAATCGTCGGTACGTTTGGGTTGCTCTACGATGTGGGCGAAGTGGACACGAAGGCAATCGGTGACGACGGCGCCGACGACGAAGCCAAGGAGAAAGTCGCGGGGCTAACAAAAGCCGTGCAAGAGGACTGGTCGAAAGACCCGATCCGCGGCAAGTACGGTGTGCCGGTCGCGCTGTCGCTGATGGTGTTCTTCGCACTGTGCTGTCAGTGCGCCGCGACCCTCGCCGTGATCCAGCGCGAAACGAAGAGCTGGCTCTGGCCCGCGTTCACCTTCGTCTACATGACGACCCTGGCGTACCTCGGCGCGTTCGCCACGTTCCAGTTGGGGCGACTAATCGTGGGGTGACGACGAACCGCCTCTCTCGTGGAGTCGAGAAAGGCGCCGTAATCGAGCACTCTAACCGGCAAGAGGCGGGGCCAAGAGCCAACGGAGCAATTTTGCGTTATCGGCCCCCGCCCCGTGCGTCCCGGTGGCCCACAACCACCACAGCGGGACACCCACCACAGTTACCTCTCCCTTCCCGACCTTTGCAGTGGCCACGAACCCCAAACCCGCCTTCTCGAACCCAACCGCGCTCACGAGAACCCGACCGCCATTCTCCCCGCGGATCGGCGACGCCCGAAAGAACGTCGCCGATTTGATGGCGTTCTACCTCGCGCGAAGTGAATTGATCAAGTACCGCTCGCAGGAGCGAGCGGATTACCCCGATATTGAAGTCATTTTGTACGAGAGGTGCTAAACAGCACAAACCCACCACCATTAAGGTTCGGGTTCACGGAGTGCCGAGCGTCGGACGTGAGCAGTTAGGAACGAGGGGCGCTCGCGGCCTTGCGAATCGCGTTCATGCGGCGCGCTTCTTTCCGGCGCCGGGCCTCGCACGGCTTCTCGTAGTACTCGTGGGCGCGAAGTTCACCCTTCATCCCGCTGCGTTCGATCAGCTTCTTGAACCGCCGGAGAGCGGCGCCGATCGGCTCCCGCTCGTGAACACGCATCCGCAGCCCCATTCGATCCCCCCGTGAATCGGACCCACTGTGTGGGTTCTGAGTGAAAAAACACGTCTCTACTGTAGACGATCCAAGGGCGGTTCGGAAGTTCCCGCCCGGGAAACTATTTGTGGCTCATATAGGCTACAGAACTCACACGTCAACGGTCATGGGGTCTTTTTCGTTTCGGCCCCTTTTGTCGGTCGCTCACCTTGCGCCGCAACCGGAAGTCGGCGCTGCCGTGGTACGTCGCCAGAACCGCACCGACGCCCGCGTAGTGGTCGAACAGCTCGTACACCACGGCCTCTTCGTCCGGCCACGGGTATGCGAAAATCACGTCCATGTCGCTGATTTCCAGTCCCAGCTCTTCATACGCTTGGTCGCCCTCGGTCGTGAGCCACGAGTACGTTCCGCCCTTGTACACGCGGTCCTCCGCTCCGGGCGGGACGAAGCTCCCGTGGACCAGTTCCACCGGCAAATCGTAGTCCTCGGCGAGTTGGCGCCCCTCGTCGATCAGTGTGCCCTCGATCTCGATCCCGCACGCCTCGAAATCGAGCATGGCAGCCAACCCCACAACCACGCCGAACCCGCACCCCCATTCGCAGAACCGCGACCCGCGTGTGAATTCCCCGCCGGCCAGTGCTCGGAGCACTTTGTACGCGGTGGCGTAATCGCACGGGACGAACGCGGGCACTTGGCACGCAGTCTGGAACCGGTCGATCCGGCGCTCGGCGTCGCGGAGGAACCGGCGCACGTCGGCCGGTGGGTCGGCGTCGGTGATTGGTACGAGTAGTTCTCGTAGTGACATTTGGAACGGTATTTGGGGGAACAGTTCCGATAACCGCGCGCGAATTTCGTGCCCGAACCGGAACGGGTCGTAGGATGTATGGGTGTTGTATTGCACCCGTGCCGCGAGGTTCGACATGTCCGCAGAACAATCAGGCCAAATCACCGTCGAACAGCGGCGCGCGATTTTCAAGGCGCTGGTCGAGGCTCAGGACGGCGGCGCGGGCGTGGCCGCGTCGCGCACCGCGGTGGCGCGCCAGTTCGCGGTGAGCGAGGACCAGGTGCGCGACGTCGAGCGCGAGGGCATGGCCAACCAGTGGCCGCCCCTCGATTAAAGACGAGCCCACTCGATACGCGCGTGACCGACCCGATGGGCACGGTCACTTCTTGGGGAACTGCCAGTTTTCATCAAACAGCCCGGCGGCAACGACCTCATATGCGGCCGGATCTTTCTCGGTCGGCGCCGGTTTAATCACCGCCCAATCACCGAGACGCGGGTACAAGAGCGCGTTAGTGCCCTTCAAGTCGGCCTCTTTGAACGTGTGCCCGCTGTTGATGACGACGTACCGCGTCGGTTCCTGTGGGTTCGGGTAGATCAGCACGGGCACGTGTGTTTTTGGATCGTACTCAACGCCGTTCACACCAAGCTTCTCTTCCGTCCACGTGATCGGCAACTTCGGCAGCACCTTCGCAATAAGCGGGTTGCTCTGCGGGTCGCCGAACAGGACAAGGTTATCGGGCGCCCGACCTCCGACACCCTCCGCATCACAAACCGGTAACGCACCACGGAAATACCGGTCCCATATTGATACGAACTGATTCACGGACGCGGTCGCGTGCTTGTCCATACCTGGAGCGAATCCCGTCGCGCCAGGTTTCACGACAACGAACCGCGACAGAAAAGCATCGTCGATCGGCCCTTGCAGTTCTTTGCGCTTACGCAAATCGTCCTGCCACTTGTCGCGATCTGTTATCGACCATTGGCCGCCGGTTTTAGTCAGAAAGAGCGATACCGCCTTCGGTTGTACCCCTTTCGTGGGAACCTTCTGTCCGTCGATCGCGATTTCCGCCGGGAACGGGTACTCCTCGCGTAACAACCGGATCGCGGCCACGTTCGTCGTCTCGATCCGCAAACCGTCTTTCGTCCAGCGCGAGTCGATCACGGCCCTCTCATAATGCCGGTCGAGG
This region of Gemmata massiliana genomic DNA includes:
- a CDS encoding class I SAM-dependent methyltransferase produces the protein MSNLAARVQYNTHTSYDPFRFGHEIRARLSELFPQIPFQMSLRELLVPITDADPPADVRRFLRDAERRIDRFQTACQVPAFVPCDYATAYKVLRALAGGEFTRGSRFCEWGCGFGVVVGLAAMLDFEACGIEIEGTLIDEGRQLAEDYDLPVELVHGSFVPPGAEDRVYKGGTYSWLTTEGDQAYEELGLEISDMDVIFAYPWPDEEAVVYELFDHYAGVGAVLATYHGSADFRLRRKVSDRQKGPKRKRPHDR